The Priestia aryabhattai genome includes the window TTCTTATAGCAATGTAGAACAAAATGCTATTCTTCTGTGTCTAAAGGTGGAATTCCGTCATTTATATGGAAAAGTTTTCATTTTGCAGTACAATGGAGGTAGACTTCATTAGATTAAGGTGAACAAACATGAAATGGTTTAAATCTCATACGTTTTGGAAAATCTTCACGATTAATGTGCTTCTTATTTGTACCGTACTGACGCTAATGTTTATTGTTTCAAGAGTTATGCTGCCTAATATTTCTCAAGATCAATATCGACAGGTAACTGATAAAACCGTCAAGAGAATGAAAGAGCAAATTAACGTCGTCATTAAAGATATTTGGAGCCTGGGCGACGAGGTACAGCGAGATCCTATTTTTTTATCGGATGATGAACAAGAGATAGACAAAGAACTGCAGAAAATAGTCAATATTTCACCGTATATCGATAGCGGAACCATTTTTAATACAAAAGGGTATGTTGAGCATTATTACCCGAATGATTTAAAGAGTATGAAACATGTGAACTTAAGTAAAAGAAAATATTTTCAAGAAGCGCTGCGAACCAAAAAAATATATTTAAGCGATGTCGTTTCAGCAGATACAAAGCATTACATTGTGGTGATGGCGATTCCTATTTTGGATGGGCAGCAAAATGTAAAAAAGGTCATAAATTTAGCGCTGCGCATTGAAGAAAATAAAAGCTTTCAATCCATTTTTCGAACGTTCGATATAGGAGAGAACGGCTATACGTTTATTGTAGACCGCAATGGTAGAATTATTTCTCACCCTGAGAAACAGAGAATCGGTGAAAATGCCAGGGGAAATGAAATCGTCCAGGAAACGATGAATCATAAATCAGGATATCAGCGCGTTGTGAACACCGAAGGTAAGTATTTCTTTGCGTCTTTCGAATATATTCCTGTTTTGGATTGGGGAATTATTGCTGAATTACCCGTTGAAGAAATTTACAGGCCTTATAAAATGTTTGAAAAAACGCTTTGGACCGTTTCAGGTATTACAATTTTACTGCTTTCTTTTTTTACTGCGTTATATGCAAGGGAAATTGTGAATCCTATTCGTAAACTATATGAATTGGCGGAACAAGTAGCGCGCGGGAATTTTAATCAAAAAATTCCGGAACGAGAAATTGAGCGGGGCGAAATCGGTATTTTATCTAAACAGTTTAATGAAATGATTAGCTATATATGCCATTCTAAAGCAAATTTACAGCAAAAAGAAAATCAGCTGCAGGAACAAAAAACGTTTTTAAGACAAGTCATTGACATTAATCCAAGCTATATTTATGCTATCAATCAAAAAAGGGAGTTCATTCTCGTTAATGAATCTTTTGCGTTGCTGCTAGGTGAAAAATCTGATGACTTGATTGGACAATCAATTGATAAATATCAGTTCAACCTTCAATCAGACCTTTTATATAAAGGGGCGTTTTCAAATTGTACGCAAAAAGGGATGGTATTAGAAGAACAGTTTAAAGATTCGAAAGGAAACTGGCGCTGGGTCGAAACAGCAAAACTTCCTATTGTGAATAAAAAACAGGAAGTGATTCAAATGCTGTGCGTATCGACGGATATTACGGAGCGTAAAAAAGCAGAAGAGAAGCTTAGAACTTCTGAGAAGCTTGCCGTTGTAGGAGAACTTGCAGCTGGAGTGGCTCATGAAATCAAAAATCCTTTGACCTCTTTAAAAGGTTTTGTTCACTTATTAAAAGAACAACATCCCAAAGATGCTTTGTATATAGATATCATGGAAACTGAATTACAACGAATGAATGGAATTGTAGAAGAATTTTTGATGTTAGGAAAACCTCAGGTCATGAATGTTGAACCTTTGAATATGCAAGCGCTTGTTCAAGAAGTGTGCTCACTTCTTGAACCTGAAGCAGTAGAAAAAAAGGTAGCTTTCATATTTGAAAGGGACGACCATTTACCACAGGTGTATGGAGATAAAAATCAGTTAAAACAAGTATTTATTAATATTATTAAAAACTCTATCGAAGCAATGCCTGAAGGAGGGGATATTCATATTACTATTAAAGCAAAAGAAAACCACCTTTGGCTGCAGCTTGCTGATGAAGGACAAGGTATTCCTCCTGAACGGTTAGCGAAGATAGGCGAGCCTTTTTATAGTACAAAAGAAAAAGGTACAGGCTTAGGGCTGATGGTCAGCTATCGGATTATTAAAGCTCACCATGCGCAGATGACATTTTCTAGTCAGTTAAATCAAGGAACAAGTGTGGATATATTGTTTCCAATCATAAAAAAGTAGGGGAACTTCCCCTACTTTTTATTATTATACTTATAATATATCAAAAGCCTTGATATTACTAAAACAAATGAAATTGCTAAAGGAGATATCCACAAGTTAACAAGAAGTTAACTGCTGAATTATATAGGATATTCACAACTTTATCCACACTATTCACATTTTTTCAGAAAATTTACATAAAAACTACCCACTGTCATTTCAAGTTATGAAAGCGGTAATATACATATTCAATAAAGTTATTCACATTATCCACATAATTGTGGGTAAACTTTGTGGATATATTAGAGTATTAAAAAAACTTAAATCATACGCATAAAATCTTCGTGTTATTATTTTTACATAATATAAAACGTCCTTCCGATACACACTGTACAGAAAGGACGTTGGTATGATCAAGCGTTGGATAGAGATGTTTTGCCTCACTTATTTTTTCGTGTAGCCGCCTGCACGGTCTGCTTTTTTAAACTCGCGGCCGTAATAGATTTCTTGAGCGCTACTTAACGTATTTTTTGCGTTTTCTTTTCGTTTCTTTTCAGACATAAAAAAACCTCCAATTAACGTTTTTCGATCATGCTACTTATTTTTTCCAGAACCTCTCGTTTTTAATCATAAAAAAAGCTCTCCGTGTAACGGAGAGACTCTTACGCTTCTTTAAGCTGATGATCTTCTTGAACGTCTTGTTCGTGACGCAAGTAGTATAATGTATACAAGTCTTTTGGAATTTCGTATAAATCATATATGACTTCATGTTGATTAATTTCATCGTATAAAGCTTTGTGCGTTTCATTCGCAAGTACTGCATAAGGCAGTTTTTCTGCAGCCTTAATAGACCTAATATTGATTTTGCGAATTCGCATAAAAATTCGCTCTATATTTAACTCAAAGAACAGTTCATTAAAGAACGCTTCTTTTGCAATTTGATTATATCCTTTTCCATGAAACGGTTTGCCAAGCCAAGTGCCTAAAAAACCAGCTTGGTCCTGTACATCAAATAAATTAATGGTGCCGATAGGATTACCCCATTCATCTAAAATCGTGCGAGAAATAATTTCTCCATGTTCTTCTGCTTCCATCGTTTGTTTAGTCACAAATAAGAATTCTTCATAGGAATGGGCTTTATGACGAACAAAAGGGAAGACATCAGGATGTACCATGAGTTCGTATAGAGATT containing:
- a CDS encoding PAS domain-containing sensor histidine kinase; this translates as MKWFKSHTFWKIFTINVLLICTVLTLMFIVSRVMLPNISQDQYRQVTDKTVKRMKEQINVVIKDIWSLGDEVQRDPIFLSDDEQEIDKELQKIVNISPYIDSGTIFNTKGYVEHYYPNDLKSMKHVNLSKRKYFQEALRTKKIYLSDVVSADTKHYIVVMAIPILDGQQNVKKVINLALRIEENKSFQSIFRTFDIGENGYTFIVDRNGRIISHPEKQRIGENARGNEIVQETMNHKSGYQRVVNTEGKYFFASFEYIPVLDWGIIAELPVEEIYRPYKMFEKTLWTVSGITILLLSFFTALYAREIVNPIRKLYELAEQVARGNFNQKIPEREIERGEIGILSKQFNEMISYICHSKANLQQKENQLQEQKTFLRQVIDINPSYIYAINQKREFILVNESFALLLGEKSDDLIGQSIDKYQFNLQSDLLYKGAFSNCTQKGMVLEEQFKDSKGNWRWVETAKLPIVNKKQEVIQMLCVSTDITERKKAEEKLRTSEKLAVVGELAAGVAHEIKNPLTSLKGFVHLLKEQHPKDALYIDIMETELQRMNGIVEEFLMLGKPQVMNVEPLNMQALVQEVCSLLEPEAVEKKVAFIFERDDHLPQVYGDKNQLKQVFINIIKNSIEAMPEGGDIHITIKAKENHLWLQLADEGQGIPPERLAKIGEPFYSTKEKGTGLGLMVSYRIIKAHHAQMTFSSQLNQGTSVDILFPIIKK
- a CDS encoding YfhE family protein, giving the protein MSEKKRKENAKNTLSSAQEIYYGREFKKADRAGGYTKK
- a CDS encoding GNAT family N-acetyltransferase produces the protein MLKKRDLNDCQSLYELMVHPDVFPFVRHKAHSYEEFLFVTKQTMEAEEHGEIISRTILDEWGNPIGTINLFDVQDQAGFLGTWLGKPFHGKGYNQIAKEAFFNELFFELNIERIFMRIRKINIRSIKAAEKLPYAVLANETHKALYDEINQHEVIYDLYEIPKDLYTLYYLRHEQDVQEDHQLKEA